The Pogona vitticeps strain Pit_001003342236 chromosome 3, PviZW2.1, whole genome shotgun sequence genome includes a window with the following:
- the LOC110089069 gene encoding stromelysin-1: MKDLLLTMAFYGALSSALPVVQDGEQAAEKDMEFAKKFIEHYYPDTEPTSVARNKFRSSVPAEKIRQMQAFWGLEVTGKLDSNTLDAMKKPRCGVPDIGEYKTFAMSPKWRKRDLTYRIQNYTPDMNTKDVDHAIERAWKLWSDVTPLTFTRVYGDSADIEISFASGSHGDYIPFDGPGQQLAHAFSPAYGGNVHFDEAETWTKDLKGTNLFLVAAHEFGHSLGLHHSDVLGALMFSTYQPVEPQNLKLHRDDTEGIQQLYGTPGDYDGGGDGDDDLSPTNIPEVILLTDLCDPHLAFDAVTTLRGEILFFKDSFMWRKFPHTKEIEKNSISSFWVTLSSSIDAAYEVEEDDMVYLFKGSKYWATKANIMEPGFPENIHKFGFPQTVKKVDAALYDENSKKIYFFSGDQYWRYDKATNSMEEGYPRKIVMDFDNMGSQVDAALQHNGRFYLFSGSIQHEFDSKTKQFLDLKKSNNWFRCK; this comes from the exons ATGAAGGACTTGCTACTCACGATGGCCTTCTATGGAGCACTTTCTTCTGCCTTGCCTGTAGTTCAAGATGGTGAACAAGCTGCAGAAAAGGACATGGAGTTTGCCAAG AAATTCATTGAACATTACTACCCTGATACAGAACCAACATCTGTTGCGAGAAACAAATTCAGAAGTAGTGTACCTGCtgaaaaaataagacaaatgCAGGCGTTTTGGGGGCTGGAAGTGACAGGCAAGCTGGATTCAAACACTCTGGATGCAATGAAGAAACCCAGGTGTGGGGTTCCTGATATAGGAGAATATAAGACTTTTGCTATGTCTCcaaaatggagaaagagagactTGACATATCG AATTCAAAACTACACACCCGACATGAATACTAAAGATGTTGACCATGCAATTGAAAGAGCCTGGAAACTGTGGAGTGATGTGACCCCACTGACCTTCACCAGGGTTTATGGAGACTCTGCAGATATAGAGATCTCTTTTGCCTCTGGAT CCCACGGAGACTATATTCCCTTCGATGGACCAGGTCAGCAACTGGCTCATGCATTTTCACCTGCTTATGGTGGAAATGTCCATTTTGATGAGGCTGAAACCTGGACAAAGGATCTAAAAG GAACTAATCTTTTTCTTGTGGCTGCTCATGAGTTTGGCCACTCCTTGGGTCTTCACCATTCCGATGTTCTGGGGGCTCTCATGTTTTCAACCTACCAACCCGTGGAGCCACAAAACCTAAAGCTCCATAGAGATGACACAGAAGGCATCCAGCAACTTTATG GAACTCCTGGAGATTATGACGGTGGTGGTGACGGTGACGATGACCTTTCGCCAACAAATATTCCAGAAGTAATACTTTTGACAGATTTGTGTGACCCACACCTGGCTTTTGATGCTGTCACTACTCTACGGGGTGAAATACTATTCTTCAAAGACAG CTTTATGTGGCGGAAGTTTCCCCATACAAAAGAGATTGAAAAAAACAGCATTTCTTCTTTCTGGGTCACTCTGAGCAGCAGCATAGATGCTGCCTATGAAGTTGAAGAGGACGACATGGTCTATCTTTTTAAAG gaaGCAAATATTGGGCTACCAAGGCAAATATTATGGAACCAGGTTTTCCTGAGAACATTCACAAATTTGGTTTCCCTCAAACTGTCAAGAAAGTAGACGCAGCTCTTTATGATGAAAActcaaagaaaatatatttcttttcaggTGACCAATATTGGAG ATATGATAAAGCCACCAATTCCATGGAGGAGGGCTATCCAAGAAAGATAGTGATGGATTTTGATAACATGGGGTCTCAAGTGGATGCCGCTTTACAACATAATG GACGTTTCTATTTATTCAGTGGCTCCatacaacatgaatttgacagcaAAACCAAACAATTTCTTGATCTAAAGAAGTCCAACAATTGGTTTCGTTGCAAATGA